In one window of Bifidobacterium sp. WK041_4_12 DNA:
- a CDS encoding F0F1 ATP synthase subunit epsilon: MAGVEKPTMAVNIVAADRPVWSGKARSVTIPASEGGMGILPNHEPVLTVIKSGTVTVVDPEGTRQAFKVDDGFIAFDSNKLTVAVDRGSVVTQGAEDSDVLAG, from the coding sequence ATGGCTGGCGTTGAAAAACCAACGATGGCAGTCAACATTGTTGCTGCCGACCGCCCGGTATGGTCTGGGAAGGCACGTTCCGTCACCATACCGGCCTCCGAGGGAGGCATGGGCATCCTGCCAAACCACGAACCTGTGCTCACCGTCATCAAAAGCGGCACGGTCACTGTTGTGGATCCGGAAGGGACTCGTCAAGCCTTCAAGGTTGACGATGGTTTCATCGCTTTTGACTCCAACAAGCTCACCGTCGCGGTAGATCGGGGATCTGTCGTTACGCAAGGTGCCGAGGATTCGGACGTGCTTGCCGGTTAA
- a CDS encoding Fur family transcriptional regulator, with protein sequence MSNIEENRTAQKHKLHKIATDWRSTLRNAHIRVTSQRLAVLSTLEAYPHSSAGEIIGYVNAGERENLTTQGTYVILQQLEQHGLVRRVSLPDSASVRWETRVADNHHHVQCVVCGRVEDVDCVVGHAPCLTPADTHDMEIFEAQIVFRGLCKECKAKIESGAIRKEDLPYLVAQ encoded by the coding sequence GTGAGCAACATTGAGGAAAATCGCACCGCACAGAAGCATAAGCTTCACAAGATTGCGACGGATTGGCGCAGCACCTTGCGCAATGCGCATATCCGGGTTACTTCACAGCGTCTTGCAGTGCTGTCGACTTTGGAAGCGTATCCGCATAGCTCAGCCGGTGAGATTATCGGCTATGTCAATGCTGGAGAGCGTGAAAACCTCACCACGCAGGGCACATACGTCATACTGCAACAGTTGGAGCAGCATGGTCTCGTCAGACGCGTGAGCTTGCCCGACTCGGCAAGCGTTCGTTGGGAAACCCGGGTCGCGGATAATCACCATCATGTGCAATGCGTGGTATGCGGACGCGTCGAGGATGTCGACTGCGTGGTTGGCCATGCTCCTTGCCTCACGCCTGCCGATACCCATGATATGGAGATTTTCGAAGCCCAGATTGTATTCCGCGGACTGTGCAAGGAATGCAAGGCAAAAATTGAGAGTGGAGCCATCCGCAAGGAGGATCTGCCCTATCTCGTAGCTCAATGA
- the atpD gene encoding F0F1 ATP synthase subunit beta, with protein sequence MVTEQNTQTRTAPDDTDSVSQGRVTRVQGSVIDIEFPVNHLPDIYNALTVEIASTGDTEGESVHGITLEVEQHLGDSIVRAVALKPTDGIVRGAKVTDTGGPIEVPVGDVTKGHVFDVVGHILNKSDDETISVKERWPIHRDPPPFDQLEPKTEMFETGIKVIDLLTPYVQGGKIGLFGGAGVGKTVLIQEMIQRVAQNHGGVSVFAGVGERTREGNDLIGEMAEAGVLEKTALVFGQMDEPPGTRLRVPLTALTMAEYFRDVQNQDVLLFIDNIFRFTQAGMEVSTLLGRMPSAVGYQPNLADEMGALQERITSTRGHSITSLQAIYVPADDYTDPAPATTFAHLDATTELSRDIASKGIYPAVDPLGSSSRILDPRYVGQSHYDCANRVKAILQRNKELQDIIALIGIDELSEEDKTTVNRARRIEQYLGQNFYVAEKFTGRPGSYVPADETIEAFTRICDGVYDDVPVQAFTGVGGIDDLEKKWHDMEKGNN encoded by the coding sequence ATGGTTACGGAGCAAAATACTCAAACCAGAACGGCTCCCGACGATACGGATTCCGTGTCGCAGGGTCGCGTGACTCGCGTCCAAGGCTCGGTTATCGACATCGAATTTCCGGTAAATCATCTGCCGGATATCTACAACGCCTTAACCGTAGAGATTGCCTCGACGGGAGACACCGAGGGCGAAAGCGTTCATGGGATCACGCTGGAAGTCGAGCAGCATCTCGGGGACTCCATCGTTCGCGCAGTGGCTCTTAAGCCGACTGACGGCATCGTGCGCGGCGCGAAAGTCACCGATACAGGCGGCCCGATTGAGGTGCCAGTCGGTGACGTGACCAAGGGCCATGTCTTCGACGTGGTCGGTCATATCTTGAACAAATCCGACGACGAGACGATTTCAGTCAAGGAACGCTGGCCAATCCACCGCGATCCACCGCCATTCGATCAGCTCGAGCCAAAAACCGAGATGTTCGAGACGGGCATCAAGGTCATCGATCTGCTTACGCCGTATGTGCAGGGTGGAAAGATCGGTCTGTTCGGCGGTGCAGGTGTCGGCAAGACCGTGCTGATTCAGGAAATGATTCAGCGTGTGGCTCAGAACCACGGCGGTGTTTCGGTATTTGCCGGTGTCGGAGAGCGTACCCGTGAGGGTAACGATCTGATCGGTGAAATGGCTGAGGCAGGCGTGCTTGAAAAGACTGCGTTGGTCTTCGGACAGATGGATGAGCCCCCGGGGACTCGACTTCGTGTTCCGCTCACCGCTTTGACGATGGCAGAATACTTCCGTGACGTTCAGAATCAGGATGTGCTGCTCTTCATCGACAACATCTTCCGATTCACCCAGGCAGGCATGGAGGTTTCCACCTTGCTTGGTCGTATGCCTTCCGCAGTCGGCTATCAGCCAAACCTGGCTGATGAGATGGGTGCTCTTCAGGAGCGCATCACCTCGACTCGTGGTCACTCAATCACTTCGCTTCAGGCCATTTATGTGCCAGCGGATGATTACACTGATCCAGCCCCTGCAACGACATTCGCCCATTTGGATGCAACGACCGAGCTTTCTCGTGACATTGCTTCCAAGGGTATTTATCCAGCAGTCGATCCACTCGGTTCCAGCTCTCGTATTCTGGATCCTCGCTATGTTGGTCAGTCGCATTATGATTGCGCCAACCGTGTGAAGGCCATCTTGCAGAGAAACAAGGAACTTCAGGACATCATCGCCCTGATCGGTATCGATGAACTCTCTGAGGAAGACAAGACCACAGTCAACCGCGCTCGTCGCATTGAGCAGTACCTTGGTCAGAACTTCTATGTTGCAGAAAAATTCACCGGACGTCCAGGCTCATACGTGCCAGCGGATGAAACCATCGAAGCATTCACCAGAATCTGCGATGGCGTCTACGATGATGTGCCAGTTCAGGCGTTCACCGGTGTCGGTGGCATCGATGACCTGGAGAAGAAGTGGCATGACATGGAAAAGGGCAATAACTGA